The following DNA comes from bacterium.
CGAGACGGACGTGCGGCGGCAGTTCGTGCTCGAGGCCACGCTCCTCTCGCTCGGCGGCGGCCTCGTCGGCGCCGCGCTCGGCGCGGGGGCGGCCTACGGCGTGCGGGCGGGGCTCGACTTCCCGGCGCGGGTCGGGCCGGGGATCCTCGCCCTCGGCCTCGGCCTGTCGGTCGTCGTCGGGCTCGTTTCCGGCTGGTGGCCGGCGTGGCGCGCCTCGAAGCTGAACGCGATCGAAGCGCTGAGGGTCGAGTGATGGCGATCCGCCTGTTCGTGGCCCTGTGGGAGAACGTCGCCTCCGCCTTCTCGGCGATGTGGGGCCAGAAGCTGCGCAGCATGCTGACGCTGATCGGCATCGTCGCCGGCGTGGCGACGGTGATCCTGATGGTCAGCTTCGTCGCCGGCTTCAACAACTCCGTCACCGAGGCGTTCACCGAGTTCGGCGCGCAGCTGGTGCAGTTCCAGAAGTACGAGCCGCGCTTCGGCGGCGGCGGCGAGATCCCCGAGGACCAGAAGAACCGGCGCGACCTGACGCTCGAGGACGCGGCCGCGCTCAAGCGGCTGGCGACCGCGGCGGCGGCGGTGTCGCCGGAGCGGTACATCTTCGGCTCCTCCAGCGTCAAGAACGGGAACCGCGAGGCGAACGGGCCGCTGCTCGTCGGCGTCTCGCCCGACTACTCGCTGGCCAACAACCACTTCGTCGTGGACGGCCGGTTCGTCGGCGAGGCGGACGTGCTGCACGCGTCGAAGGTCTGCGTGATCGGACTCGACGTGGCGGAGGCGCTCTTCCCGTTCCGCGATCCGGTCGGCTCCGCGCTGACGATCGACGGCGTGGCCCATCAGGTCGTCGGGGTCTTCGAGAAGAAGGGCTCGGCGTTCGGCGGCAGCAACGACAACTTCGTCGCCGTGCCGATCAGCGACTTCGACGAGCTCTACCCGCAGGTCAAGAACTCGCACGGCGACAACCTGCACATCGCCACCGTGCCCAAGACGCCGCAGGACTACGACCGGCTGATCGAGCAGGGGACGGCGATCCTCCGCGCGCGCCGGCAGCTGCGGCCGAACCAGCCGAACGACTTCGCGATCTTCACCAGCCAGGGGGCGCTGGAGAACTTCCGCCAGATCACCGGCGGCGTGGCGGCGGCGATGATCGTCATCGCCGCGATCGCGCTGCTCGTCGGCGGCGTCGGCGTGATGAACATCATGCTGGTCAACGTCACCGAGCGGACGCGGGAGATCGGCGTGCGCAAGGCGCTCGGCGCGACCGAGCGGGACGTCGCGGTCCAGTTCCTCGCCGAGGCGATCACCCTCACCGGGATCGGCGGCGCGATCGGCATCGGTCTGGGGTTCGGCGTCGCGCTCGCCGTCAAGGCGGGGCTGAACTTCCCCGTCGCCACGCCGATCTGGGCCGTCGTGCTCGGCTTCGGCGTCTCGACGGCGGTCGGGATCATCTTCGGCATCTGGCCGGCGCTGAAGGCGGCCCGCCTCGATCCGATCGTCGCCCTGCGCTACGAGTAGCGCGGGCGGCGCGCCGCGTCGGCGGGGCCGCCGCCCGGCGACCTTCAGTCTCACGGTGAAGCCGAGCCTGTTGCGTCGGTCGTGGTTCGTCCGCGGCTTGGCGCGGCGGCCCCGTCGTCGGCGGCGTGGCGG
Coding sequences within:
- a CDS encoding ABC transporter permease, which translates into the protein MAIRLFVALWENVASAFSAMWGQKLRSMLTLIGIVAGVATVILMVSFVAGFNNSVTEAFTEFGAQLVQFQKYEPRFGGGGEIPEDQKNRRDLTLEDAAALKRLATAAAAVSPERYIFGSSSVKNGNREANGPLLVGVSPDYSLANNHFVVDGRFVGEADVLHASKVCVIGLDVAEALFPFRDPVGSALTIDGVAHQVVGVFEKKGSAFGGSNDNFVAVPISDFDELYPQVKNSHGDNLHIATVPKTPQDYDRLIEQGTAILRARRQLRPNQPNDFAIFTSQGALENFRQITGGVAAAMIVIAAIALLVGGVGVMNIMLVNVTERTREIGVRKALGATERDVAVQFLAEAITLTGIGGAIGIGLGFGVALAVKAGLNFPVATPIWAVVLGFGVSTAVGIIFGIWPALKAARLDPIVALRYE